Proteins from a genomic interval of Kribbella aluminosa:
- a CDS encoding Clp protease N-terminal domain-containing protein has protein sequence MMANWLRRGLRRATGDDGTGEYWARFTPESRQVIRHAFAEARELGQHCIGDEHVLLGVLRVGGRGATLLEGHGVDLATARDELGRIGPTLGEATDPADALRGVGVDVEEVRRRLESSFGPDAVSAAERRVRRRPRWRGGHPRPSALCVHLVAKRAFAFAADVATRHGEAGINPEHLLYGVLRDAMDPVGTQLSRRSRRALASLGFVPGRPNPVRLALQSHGIDLTRLAAQIAP, from the coding sequence ATGATGGCGAACTGGTTGCGGCGCGGGCTCCGTCGTGCGACAGGCGACGACGGAACAGGCGAGTACTGGGCCCGGTTCACGCCCGAGAGCCGTCAGGTGATTCGGCACGCGTTCGCTGAGGCGCGTGAGCTCGGGCAGCACTGCATCGGCGACGAGCATGTACTCCTGGGCGTACTGCGCGTCGGCGGCCGCGGGGCCACGCTGCTGGAAGGTCATGGCGTCGACCTCGCCACGGCGCGCGACGAATTGGGGAGGATCGGCCCGACGCTCGGGGAGGCCACCGATCCGGCCGACGCGCTACGCGGCGTGGGTGTCGACGTCGAGGAGGTGCGTCGGCGATTGGAGTCTTCGTTCGGCCCGGATGCCGTGAGCGCGGCCGAACGCCGTGTACGGCGCCGGCCGCGGTGGCGGGGCGGGCATCCGCGGCCGAGTGCGTTGTGTGTGCACCTGGTCGCCAAACGTGCCTTCGCGTTCGCGGCCGATGTCGCGACCCGGCACGGCGAGGCCGGGATCAACCCGGAGCACTTGCTGTACGGCGTACTCCGCGATGCCATGGACCCGGTCGGGACCCAGCTCAGCCGCCGGAGCCGCCGGGCGCTGGCTTCGCTCGGGTTCGTGCCGGGCCGGCCCAACCCGGTTCGGCTCGCACTGCAGTCCCACGGCATCGACCTGACCAGGCTTGCCGCGCAGATCGCGCCATAG
- a CDS encoding alkylmercury lyase family protein: MTSTADSSLKKFAEQLGFALMNEAQATLSSELRELHRAVLTAFADSGTAPTVAWINDRASLLGLDPALALHDLDQADLVHTADGVVTVAYPFSGVPTRHRVQFEDGPAVWAMCAVDALGMPAMTGRNVGIASTDPHSDEAIEISFRDGTWSWDPRSTVVLLAGTTGCCTAADAACRYVDFFAGPANARAHLEAHPELAGEIYDQASAVERGNVVFGPLLGR, encoded by the coding sequence ATGACCAGTACCGCCGACAGCAGCCTCAAGAAGTTCGCCGAGCAACTCGGCTTTGCCCTCATGAATGAAGCACAGGCCACGCTCTCATCCGAGTTGCGCGAGCTGCATCGGGCGGTCCTGACCGCGTTCGCCGACAGCGGTACGGCGCCGACGGTTGCCTGGATCAACGACCGGGCGAGCCTGCTCGGCCTCGACCCGGCCCTCGCGCTGCACGACCTCGATCAGGCCGACCTCGTCCACACCGCTGACGGTGTCGTCACGGTCGCGTACCCGTTCTCCGGTGTCCCGACGCGGCACCGGGTCCAGTTCGAGGACGGTCCGGCGGTGTGGGCCATGTGCGCCGTCGACGCGCTCGGCATGCCCGCGATGACCGGCCGTAATGTTGGCATCGCCAGTACCGACCCGCACAGCGACGAGGCGATCGAGATCAGCTTCCGGGACGGAACCTGGAGCTGGGATCCGCGCAGTACGGTCGTTCTGCTTGCCGGCACCACCGGATGCTGCACGGCTGCCGACGCTGCCTGCCGGTACGTCGACTTCTTCGCCGGCCCCGCGAACGCTCGAGCCCACCTGGAGGCCCACCCGGAACTGGCCGGCGAGATCTACGACCAGGCCAGTGCGGTCGAACGGGGAAACGTCGTCTTCGGGCCGCTGCTGGGCCGATAG
- a CDS encoding ABC transporter ATP-binding protein — translation MSEVLATAAPQGTQLMAIEVRELTKRYGDLTAVEGVSLDVPAGQVLGLLGPNGAGKTTTIKMMTGLVTPTSGTVSLGGYDVSRRRSQAVQQVGAVLEGSRNVYWSLSAWQNLLYFGRLKGLRKSEIRPRAERLLRELGLWERRDHQVGGFSRGMAQKVAVAAALITDPPIVLLDEPTIGLDVEAARTVRDWVLRLAHQEGKTVVLTTHQLAMAEELADRVAVIREGRIITDLPTRELLDRYVEDRYDITIDSTRGVDGLRVAGVPELTASSADGQAAVHLPTADQDVLYTVLAALHADSVPVLDVSRVRPSLEDVFLKLLRSA, via the coding sequence ATGTCTGAGGTACTCGCCACCGCCGCACCGCAGGGGACACAGCTGATGGCGATCGAGGTGCGGGAGTTGACCAAGCGGTACGGCGATCTCACCGCTGTCGAGGGTGTGTCGCTCGACGTGCCGGCCGGGCAGGTGCTCGGTCTGCTCGGGCCGAATGGCGCGGGCAAGACCACCACGATCAAGATGATGACCGGGCTGGTGACGCCGACGTCGGGCACGGTAAGTCTCGGCGGGTACGACGTCAGCAGGCGTCGCAGCCAGGCAGTGCAGCAGGTCGGCGCGGTGCTGGAGGGATCCCGCAACGTGTACTGGTCGCTGTCGGCGTGGCAGAACCTGCTGTACTTCGGTCGCCTGAAGGGGCTGCGCAAGTCCGAGATCCGGCCGCGTGCGGAGCGTCTGCTGCGCGAGCTGGGGCTGTGGGAGCGCCGCGACCATCAGGTCGGCGGCTTCTCCCGTGGCATGGCGCAGAAGGTCGCCGTGGCGGCGGCGTTGATCACGGATCCGCCGATCGTGCTGCTCGACGAGCCGACCATCGGGCTCGACGTGGAGGCCGCCCGTACCGTGCGGGACTGGGTGCTTCGGCTGGCCCATCAGGAGGGCAAGACCGTCGTACTGACGACGCATCAGCTCGCGATGGCCGAAGAGCTGGCTGACCGGGTCGCCGTGATCCGGGAAGGCCGGATCATCACCGACCTGCCGACCCGCGAACTGCTCGACCGCTACGTCGAGGACCGCTACGACATCACGATCGACAGCACGCGTGGCGTCGACGGGCTCCGCGTCGCCGGGGTGCCGGAACTGACCGCGAGCTCGGCGGACGGCCAGGCGGCGGTGCACCTGCCGACCGCCGACCAGGACGTCCTGTACACCGTGCTGGCAGCCCTCCACGCGGACAGCGTGCCGGTACTCGACGTCAGCCGGGTCCGGCCGAGCCTGGAGGACGTCTTCCTCAAGCTTCTGAGGAGCGCGTGA
- a CDS encoding MerR family transcriptional regulator, with protein MWTSELARKAGVNPETLRYYERRGILPMPARTPTGYRDYPDWTVNLVRFVKRSQELGYSLADIEHLLRLADSGAGSCAEARAITAARVADLDRRIADLSRMRDCLAATGAICHGPGTGRLCGLMVRTIEAIDEDSVDRAHDVCTCPSS; from the coding sequence GTGTGGACCAGTGAGCTCGCGCGGAAGGCAGGCGTGAATCCTGAGACGCTGCGGTACTACGAGCGGCGCGGGATCCTGCCGATGCCGGCCCGTACGCCGACCGGATACCGCGACTATCCGGACTGGACGGTGAATCTGGTGCGGTTCGTCAAACGTTCCCAGGAGCTCGGGTACTCGCTGGCGGACATCGAGCACCTGTTGCGGCTCGCCGACTCCGGCGCGGGGAGCTGCGCTGAAGCTCGCGCGATCACCGCCGCGCGGGTGGCCGACCTGGACCGGAGGATCGCCGATCTGAGCCGGATGCGGGACTGCCTGGCGGCGACGGGTGCGATCTGTCACGGACCGGGCACGGGCCGGCTGTGCGGGTTGATGGTGCGAACGATCGAGGCCATCGACGAGGACAGCGTCGACAGGGCCCATGACGTGTGCACGTGCCCGTCGAGCTGA
- a CDS encoding PIN domain-containing protein, with protein sequence MTDYLVDNSVWARLASGDSGITARLRRIERAPADLFVTCAPQVLEFCHSARTPEEHARHRKQISLGFPLEHAPDESLVLSIQSALWNSGLIRAAGSLDILIAGYAITNDATVLTADHDFDHIATVSDLQHEYVAPSL encoded by the coding sequence GTGACCGATTACCTGGTCGACAACTCCGTCTGGGCCAGGCTCGCATCCGGCGACTCCGGCATCACCGCGCGGCTGCGGCGCATAGAGCGCGCACCGGCTGATCTCTTCGTCACGTGCGCGCCGCAGGTGCTCGAGTTCTGCCACAGCGCCCGCACACCCGAAGAGCACGCACGCCACCGGAAGCAGATCTCCCTCGGATTTCCACTCGAGCACGCGCCCGACGAATCGCTGGTGCTCAGCATCCAAAGCGCCCTGTGGAACTCTGGCCTCATCCGCGCAGCGGGCTCACTCGACATCCTCATCGCCGGCTACGCCATCACCAACGACGCCACCGTACTGACCGCCGACCACGACTTCGACCACATCGCGACGGTCAGCGACCTGCAACACGAGTACGTCGCCCCCTCGCTTTGA
- a CDS encoding TetR/AcrR family transcriptional regulator, producing the protein MVTKTLRTAGQRAGLSRGDIVAAALGYIDEHGLGALSMHKLGAVLDVKGMSLYNHVAGKDDLLDGVVDLLWQEIAAAAPAQADWRLGFRALARAIRDVMLRHPNAAPLMTTQRVMPQSALRTVLAHVTSATGAGLPEPRAYDLLRAVSSTALGTTLADLTWGTGQQGCAPDISDLLRPGTPDELVAAAEIFCGQSCPDAQFALALDLMLRPDDHEPPQ; encoded by the coding sequence GTGGTGACCAAAACTCTTCGAACCGCGGGCCAGCGGGCCGGCCTGTCCCGGGGCGACATCGTCGCGGCCGCCCTGGGCTACATCGACGAACACGGCCTGGGCGCGCTCAGCATGCACAAGCTCGGCGCCGTCCTCGACGTCAAAGGGATGTCGCTGTACAACCACGTGGCCGGCAAGGACGACCTGCTCGACGGCGTGGTCGACCTGCTCTGGCAGGAGATCGCGGCCGCCGCGCCCGCACAGGCGGACTGGCGGCTCGGGTTCCGAGCGCTCGCCCGGGCGATCCGCGACGTCATGCTCCGCCACCCGAATGCCGCGCCACTCATGACCACCCAGCGGGTGATGCCGCAGTCAGCGCTGCGCACCGTGCTGGCCCACGTCACCTCCGCCACCGGGGCCGGCCTTCCCGAGCCGCGCGCCTACGACCTGCTGCGCGCCGTCAGTTCGACGGCACTCGGTACGACGCTGGCCGACCTCACCTGGGGCACCGGCCAGCAAGGCTGCGCGCCCGACATCAGCGACCTACTGCGGCCCGGCACACCCGACGAACTGGTCGCGGCCGCCGAGATCTTCTGCGGCCAGAGCTGCCCCGACGCCCAGTTCGCCCTCGCCCTCGACCTCATGCTCCGCCCCGACGACCACGAGCCGCCGCAGTAG
- a CDS encoding MerR family transcriptional regulator has product MTSQTSAQRTRPMTVGELSRRTGVPVKALREYTDLGLIYTRGRSPANYRLYDDDALWCVRFIGELRGLGMTIAEIRDLTAGWPDGAGRPPGAQLADLLRRSRIRVEQRIAGQQQILRRIDSFEAEHRADLVRGDVCWAGDPRCAAGA; this is encoded by the coding sequence ATGACCTCGCAGACGAGCGCGCAACGGACCCGGCCGATGACGGTCGGCGAGCTGTCTCGCCGTACCGGCGTACCGGTCAAGGCGCTGCGCGAGTACACCGACCTCGGCCTGATCTACACCCGCGGCCGCAGCCCGGCCAACTACCGCCTGTACGACGACGACGCCTTGTGGTGCGTACGGTTCATCGGCGAACTGCGTGGCCTCGGCATGACGATCGCCGAGATCCGCGACCTGACCGCCGGATGGCCGGACGGCGCCGGCCGACCGCCCGGCGCACAGCTGGCGGATCTCCTTCGCCGGTCCCGGATCCGGGTGGAGCAGCGGATCGCCGGGCAGCAGCAGATTCTGCGCCGGATCGACTCCTTCGAGGCCGAACATCGCGCGGACCTGGTCAGGGGTGACGTCTGCTGGGCCGGTGATCCACGCTGTGCCGCGGGGGCTTGA
- a CDS encoding type II toxin-antitoxin system VapB family antitoxin, with amino-acid sequence MAMTSVDLDPELVERARALTGERSNRAVLDLALRRLIASKQKGAMIDGIAALSDLESELGAPVVAPGQAKPQTQAS; translated from the coding sequence ATGGCAATGACCAGCGTTGACCTGGACCCCGAGCTGGTCGAGCGCGCCCGGGCGCTCACCGGCGAGCGGTCGAACCGCGCCGTCCTCGACCTCGCACTACGCCGTCTCATCGCCTCGAAACAGAAAGGCGCGATGATCGACGGCATCGCGGCACTGAGCGACCTCGAAAGCGAACTCGGCGCACCGGTCGTCGCGCCGGGCCAGGCCAAGCCCCAGACGCAGGCCTCGTGA
- a CDS encoding ABC transporter permease, whose translation MAINTALATSPPVQAGLRMLGNETAKALRVMWVHKAPLVFQLLGMTATFWVIQLFIGGGRYVGELLAMILSGYLAYVVSYIAVLRIAAGVLEEMFTGTLEQSLLSPLPPWVQSAGRLAATLVEAVLTAAVVAVFYLIVFAAIGVDMPWRWSAIVPAVITLADIAGFALLFGGLALIINSIGAIIHVVQGLIMFLNGALIPVFVFPGWLETAAKIAVPTTVGVDAARQILIDDASLGRVWGNGTLPWAVVHAATMLILGWTVYAAAIRRGLREGRLGA comes from the coding sequence ATGGCGATCAACACGGCATTGGCTACCAGCCCGCCGGTACAAGCCGGGCTGCGGATGCTCGGGAACGAGACTGCGAAGGCTCTGCGGGTGATGTGGGTCCACAAGGCGCCACTGGTCTTCCAGTTGCTGGGGATGACGGCGACGTTCTGGGTGATCCAGCTGTTCATCGGTGGCGGCCGGTACGTCGGTGAGCTGCTGGCCATGATCTTGTCCGGCTACCTGGCCTACGTGGTCAGCTATATCGCGGTACTGCGGATCGCTGCGGGGGTCTTGGAGGAGATGTTCACCGGCACGCTCGAACAGAGCCTGCTGAGCCCGTTGCCGCCCTGGGTGCAGTCGGCCGGCCGGCTGGCCGCGACGCTGGTCGAGGCGGTGCTGACCGCCGCCGTGGTCGCCGTGTTCTATCTGATCGTGTTCGCGGCGATCGGCGTCGACATGCCCTGGCGCTGGTCGGCGATCGTTCCGGCCGTGATCACTCTGGCCGACATCGCGGGCTTCGCGCTGCTGTTCGGCGGCCTCGCCCTGATCATCAACTCGATCGGCGCCATCATCCACGTCGTCCAGGGCCTGATCATGTTCCTCAACGGAGCACTCATCCCGGTCTTCGTGTTTCCCGGATGGCTCGAGACCGCCGCGAAGATCGCCGTACCGACGACCGTGGGTGTCGACGCCGCACGGCAGATCCTGATCGACGACGCGTCCCTCGGACGGGTCTGGGGCAACGGCACGCTGCCGTGGGCCGTCGTGCACGCCGCGACCATGCTGATCCTCGGCTGGACGGTCTACGCGGCCGCGATCCGCCGCGGGCTGCGCGAAGGAAGGCTCGGAGCCTGA
- a CDS encoding ArsR/SmtB family transcription factor yields MPQRLIAPAQTTSAVTGEVACTHLDTVAKFFRALSDPTRLKLLEFILAGERTSADCVEHAGISQPRVSVHLSCLVDCGYVTARRDGKKLRYSVGDPRIVDLVVLARALAADNATALTCCARIPDNQP; encoded by the coding sequence GTGCCCCAGCGCCTCATCGCCCCCGCCCAGACCACGTCGGCGGTCACCGGCGAGGTCGCGTGCACCCATCTCGACACGGTCGCGAAATTCTTCCGCGCCCTGTCCGACCCGACCCGGCTGAAGCTGCTGGAGTTCATCCTGGCCGGCGAGCGCACGTCGGCCGACTGCGTCGAGCACGCCGGCATCTCGCAGCCCAGGGTGTCGGTGCACCTGTCCTGCCTCGTGGACTGCGGCTACGTCACCGCCCGCCGCGACGGCAAGAAGCTCCGCTACTCCGTCGGCGACCCCCGCATCGTCGACCTCGTCGTACTCGCCCGCGCCCTGGCCGCGGACAACGCCACCGCCCTGACCTGCTGCGCCCGCATCCCCGACAACCAGCCCTGA
- a CDS encoding ABC transporter permease — protein MTTTLTTPTRFGPGRLLTAIGNETLKGLRHGWSERLQILIEMPLFVTFLLLLGFTTGKADTIVATGKLDWSLDPHRTTWLFLGIGVGFIYTYLHVQKMFWRLLAEIQTGTLEQTYLSPLPSWVHVVAGRVLAAVAETAVVVGVVYFVTRLATPLELHWNPAALVPALFLILGSAGLALIVAGVTLVWKRVQLLNDLVLLLVMFFAGTALPTDQLPGWSHPISNALFMTHSIAGLRTVMLDGNHLTWNGAGGLAWMPATAADWFVVGLAVFRLCERTALRRGSLAGT, from the coding sequence ATGACCACCACCCTTACGACACCGACCAGGTTCGGTCCCGGGCGGCTGCTGACCGCGATCGGCAACGAAACGCTGAAGGGTTTGCGGCACGGGTGGAGCGAGCGGCTGCAGATCCTGATCGAGATGCCGCTGTTCGTCACCTTCCTGCTGTTGCTGGGGTTCACCACCGGCAAGGCCGACACCATCGTTGCCACCGGCAAACTCGACTGGTCCCTCGACCCGCACCGGACCACCTGGCTGTTCCTCGGCATCGGTGTCGGCTTCATCTACACGTATCTGCACGTCCAGAAGATGTTCTGGCGCCTCCTCGCGGAGATCCAGACCGGCACCCTCGAACAGACCTACCTCAGCCCGCTACCGTCCTGGGTCCACGTCGTCGCCGGCCGGGTGCTCGCCGCCGTCGCCGAGACCGCCGTCGTCGTCGGCGTCGTCTACTTCGTGACTCGGCTGGCGACGCCGCTGGAGCTGCACTGGAATCCGGCTGCGCTCGTACCGGCGCTGTTCCTGATCCTGGGATCCGCCGGGCTCGCGTTGATCGTCGCCGGTGTCACGCTGGTCTGGAAACGCGTCCAGCTTCTGAACGACCTCGTACTCCTGCTGGTCATGTTCTTCGCCGGCACCGCGCTGCCCACCGACCAACTGCCCGGCTGGAGCCACCCGATCAGCAACGCCCTGTTCATGACCCACTCGATCGCCGGCCTGCGCACCGTCATGCTCGACGGCAACCACCTCACCTGGAACGGCGCCGGCGGCCTCGCCTGGATGCCGGCCACCGCCGCCGACTGGTTCGTCGTGGGGCTCGCCGTCTTCCGGCTGTGCGAACGCACCGCCCTCCGCCGCGGCAGCCTGGCCGGCACATGA
- a CDS encoding ABC transporter ATP-binding protein: MTVAPQQRMSAGRVLLGYARPHRGALVVGGVLSLATAASGLALPLVVRTLIGNLGGHGPVGGLVVLMSVLVLANAGIGALGGFVLHRTAESVVLEARHHLIGRLLRLRLSAVERHEPGDLMSRVTADTTLLREVTTDSLVGGITSVLALTATVVMMGLLDLTLVGVTLLALALAVVVIGLVVPRIHRAARHAQESVGVIGAALERMFGAFRTVKASGAEDRETERIRAAATEAWRASVRAAKWESVAGNTGGLAVQAAFIGVLSVGGARVASHAIDVGTLVAFLLYIYYLMPAVNQLAGAVTQYQVGAAAVARIQEAEALPVEPVGSSDDEPVFLAVDGPAAVTFEGVSFRYDPQLPVVHDRVSFEVPPGGMTAFVGPSGAGKTTVFSLIERFYEPGSGRVLVDGTDVRAWHLTDLRSAIGYVEQDAPVLSGTLRENLLFGAPTAGRDELEQVLDTTRLTAMVRALPDGLDTTVGHRGMKLSGGERQRVAIARALLRRPRLLLLDEATSQLDAVNEAALRDTIADAARTTTVLVVAHRLSTVTLADRIIVMDAGRVCATGTHRELVAASPLYAELAATQFLATSGRL; encoded by the coding sequence GTGACTGTGGCTCCTCAGCAGCGGATGTCGGCCGGGCGGGTGCTGCTGGGCTATGCGCGGCCGCATCGCGGTGCGCTGGTGGTCGGCGGTGTGCTGAGTCTGGCGACGGCGGCGAGCGGGTTGGCGTTGCCGCTGGTGGTTCGCACGCTGATCGGCAACCTGGGCGGCCATGGTCCGGTCGGAGGCCTGGTAGTGCTGATGTCGGTGCTGGTGCTCGCGAACGCCGGCATTGGTGCGCTGGGCGGATTCGTGTTGCACCGGACGGCGGAGTCGGTGGTCCTGGAAGCACGTCACCACCTGATCGGCCGCCTGCTGCGGTTGCGCCTGTCGGCGGTGGAACGCCACGAGCCCGGTGACCTGATGTCGCGGGTGACCGCGGACACGACGCTGTTGCGGGAGGTCACCACCGATTCCCTGGTCGGCGGCATCACCAGCGTGCTGGCTCTGACGGCGACGGTGGTGATGATGGGGCTGCTGGACCTCACACTGGTCGGCGTGACGCTGCTCGCGCTCGCCCTGGCCGTGGTGGTCATCGGGCTGGTGGTGCCGCGGATCCATCGCGCGGCCCGGCACGCGCAGGAATCCGTCGGTGTCATCGGTGCCGCGCTGGAGCGGATGTTCGGGGCGTTCCGCACGGTCAAGGCATCGGGCGCCGAGGACCGCGAGACCGAGCGGATCCGGGCCGCAGCGACGGAGGCGTGGCGGGCGAGCGTACGCGCGGCCAAGTGGGAGTCGGTGGCCGGTAACACGGGCGGCCTGGCGGTGCAGGCGGCGTTCATCGGCGTACTGAGTGTCGGCGGCGCCCGGGTGGCCAGTCACGCGATCGACGTCGGAACGCTGGTCGCGTTCCTGCTGTACATCTACTACCTGATGCCGGCGGTCAACCAGTTGGCCGGAGCGGTGACGCAGTACCAGGTCGGCGCCGCCGCGGTCGCGAGGATCCAGGAGGCCGAGGCGCTGCCGGTCGAACCGGTCGGCTCCTCCGATGACGAGCCGGTCTTCTTGGCGGTCGACGGTCCGGCAGCGGTGACGTTCGAAGGGGTGTCGTTCCGGTACGACCCGCAGCTTCCAGTTGTCCATGACCGGGTGAGCTTCGAGGTGCCGCCCGGCGGGATGACGGCGTTCGTCGGGCCGTCGGGTGCGGGTAAGACCACGGTGTTCTCGTTGATCGAGCGGTTCTACGAACCCGGCAGCGGCCGGGTGCTCGTTGACGGGACCGACGTACGGGCGTGGCACCTGACCGACCTGCGATCCGCGATCGGGTATGTCGAGCAGGACGCCCCGGTGCTGTCGGGCACCTTGCGCGAGAACCTGTTGTTCGGCGCTCCCACCGCGGGACGCGACGAGCTCGAGCAGGTGCTCGACACCACCCGGCTGACGGCGATGGTCCGTGCGCTGCCCGACGGGTTGGATACCACTGTCGGTCATCGCGGGATGAAGTTGTCCGGCGGTGAGCGGCAACGGGTCGCGATCGCCCGGGCGCTGCTGCGGAGGCCACGGCTGCTGCTACTCGACGAGGCGACCTCACAACTCGACGCGGTCAACGAGGCCGCACTGCGCGACACCATCGCCGATGCCGCCCGCACCACCACCGTGCTCGTCGTCGCCCACCGGCTCTCGACGGTGACGCTGGCCGACCGCATCATCGTCATGGACGCCGGCCGCGTCTGCGCGACCGGCACCCACCGAGAACTGGTTGCCGCCAGCCCCCTCTACGCAGAACTCGCCGCCACCCAGTTCCTCGCCACCTCCGGCCGGCTGTGA
- a CDS encoding RNA polymerase subunit sigma-70, with the protein MTVDAGEGRRLMTAASSKEPDVGLAAVVALRQLVEVLEDLQVARARELGWSWQDIATRLGASKQAVHYKHGLRSRRRTGRS; encoded by the coding sequence ATGACGGTGGATGCCGGGGAAGGCAGAAGGCTGATGACTGCGGCGAGCAGCAAGGAGCCGGACGTTGGCCTGGCGGCCGTCGTCGCGTTGCGGCAGCTGGTGGAGGTGCTCGAAGACCTTCAGGTCGCACGGGCGCGCGAACTGGGCTGGTCCTGGCAGGACATCGCCACTCGCCTGGGCGCGAGCAAGCAGGCTGTGCATTACAAACACGGGCTGCGGAGCCGCCGGCGTACCGGGAGGTCATGA
- the merA gene encoding mercury(II) reductase: MTESGFDLAVIGSGSAAFAAAIAATNQGGRVVMVERGTTGGTCVNVGCVPSKALLAAAEARHGAGTAGRFPGLAAAEVPVGFPALIAGKDALVEQLRAEKYADLAAGYGWEIVHGTATFTGTAQAPVLEVALNEGGSRRIEAAHYLVATGSAPWAPPVEGLDAAGYQTSTTAMALGALPESMVVVGGNAVGLEQAQLFARLGTEVTVIEALDRLAPFEEPEISAAIEQVLADEGITVHTGATLTAVEHDADGYTLTISQGTGTDLPAGTIGLRRADAGTRVRAEQLLMATGRRPVTAGLNLDAAGVKTGERGEVVVDEFQRTTNERIWAAGDVVGGPQFVYVAAAQGTLVADNALAGAERALDYAALPRVTFTSPAIAAVGMTDAQVAEAGLPCDCRTLPLEYVPRALVNRDTRGLVKLVANADTGRVLGVHVLADGAGDIITAATYAISAGMTVDQLAHTWAPYLTMTEALKLAAQTFTADVAKLSCCAG, from the coding sequence ATGACGGAATCCGGTTTCGACCTGGCGGTCATCGGCTCCGGTTCGGCGGCGTTCGCCGCGGCGATCGCGGCGACCAATCAGGGCGGGCGGGTGGTGATGGTCGAGCGCGGCACCACCGGTGGCACGTGCGTGAATGTGGGCTGCGTGCCGTCCAAGGCGCTGCTGGCCGCGGCCGAGGCGCGCCACGGTGCCGGCACCGCGGGACGGTTCCCGGGTCTGGCTGCGGCTGAGGTCCCGGTCGGCTTCCCGGCCTTGATCGCAGGCAAGGACGCCCTGGTCGAGCAGTTGCGCGCCGAGAAGTACGCCGACCTGGCCGCCGGGTACGGCTGGGAGATCGTGCACGGCACCGCCACGTTCACCGGGACCGCCCAGGCGCCGGTCCTGGAGGTGGCGTTGAACGAGGGCGGCTCCCGCCGGATCGAGGCCGCCCACTACCTGGTCGCGACCGGCTCCGCGCCGTGGGCGCCGCCGGTCGAGGGCCTGGACGCGGCCGGGTATCAGACGTCCACCACGGCGATGGCCCTCGGTGCCCTGCCGGAGTCGATGGTGGTGGTCGGCGGGAACGCGGTCGGCCTAGAGCAGGCGCAGCTCTTCGCGCGGCTCGGCACAGAGGTCACGGTGATCGAGGCGCTGGACCGGCTGGCACCGTTCGAGGAGCCGGAGATCTCCGCCGCCATCGAGCAGGTGCTCGCCGATGAGGGCATCACCGTCCACACCGGTGCGACCCTCACGGCCGTCGAGCACGACGCGGACGGCTACACCCTGACCATCAGTCAGGGCACGGGAACCGACTTGCCGGCAGGCACGATCGGCCTGCGGCGCGCGGATGCGGGCACCCGGGTGCGTGCCGAACAGTTGCTGATGGCAACGGGCCGCCGTCCGGTCACGGCCGGCCTGAATCTCGACGCGGCCGGGGTGAAGACCGGCGAGCGCGGCGAGGTCGTGGTCGACGAGTTCCAGCGCACCACCAACGAGCGGATCTGGGCCGCAGGCGACGTCGTCGGCGGACCGCAGTTCGTGTACGTCGCTGCCGCGCAGGGCACGCTGGTCGCCGACAACGCCCTGGCCGGTGCGGAACGCGCCCTGGACTACGCCGCGCTGCCTCGGGTGACCTTCACCAGCCCGGCTATCGCCGCGGTCGGGATGACCGATGCCCAGGTCGCCGAGGCAGGCCTGCCCTGCGACTGTCGCACCCTGCCGCTGGAATACGTGCCCCGCGCGCTGGTCAACCGCGACACCCGCGGCCTGGTCAAGCTCGTCGCGAACGCCGACACCGGCCGCGTCCTCGGCGTCCACGTCCTGGCCGACGGCGCCGGCGACATCATCACCGCCGCCACCTACGCCATCAGCGCCGGGATGACGGTCGACCAGCTCGCGCACACCTGGGCGCCGTACCTGACGATGACCGAGGCCCTCAAGCTCGCCGCCCAGACCTTCACCGCCGACGTCGCCAAGCTGTCCTGCTGCGCCGGCTGA